The window GCGGCCGAGCAGGGCGTCGACACGCTGGTCACCGAGACCGGCGCCGGCCAGTGGGGCCACGCGGTGGCCTGGGCCGCGCGCCGCTTCGGCCTCAGGGCCGTCATCTACTGGGCCGGCGTCTCGGCCCGCCAGAAGCCCGGCCGCCGGGCGCTGATCGAGATGCTCGGCGCCGAGGTGCACGCCTCCCCCAGCGAGCGGACACCGGTCGGCAAGGCGCTGCTGCGCGACGGCCGGCACCTGCTGGGCTCGCTCGGCACCGCGATCGGCGAGGCGATCAGCCACGCCGCGCTGCACCCGGAGACCCGCTACATCTCCGGCAGCAACCTGGCCCACGTACTGATCCACCAGACCGTCATCGGCCAGGAGACCAAGGCCCAGCTGGCCGCCCTCGGCGAGCGGCCGGACGCGCTGGTGGCCTGCGTCGGCGGCGGCAGCAATCTGGGCGGCTTCATGGGCCCCTACCTCGCCGAGAAGGCGGAGCGCGGCGACGACCTGCTGCTGCTCGGCGCGGAGTCCGCGAGCGCCCCCCGGCTGACCCGGGGCACGCTGCGCTACGACCACGCCGACCCGGAGGGCGTCACCCCGCTCGGCAAGTCGTACACCCTCGGCCGGGACTACGAGCTCCCGGAGACCCACGTCGGCGGTCTGCGCCAGCACAGCGGCTCGCCGCTGATCGGCGTGCTGCGCGGCGAGGGGCTGCTGGACGCGGTCGCGTACGAGGAGACGGACGTCTTCGAGACCGGGCGGCTGGTGCTCTCCACCGAGGGGATGCTGATCGCGCCGGAGTCCTGCCACGCCCTGCGCGCGGCCGTGGACCGGGCCGTCCTGGCCCGCGAGACCGGGCGGGCCGAGGTGATCGTCGCCTGCGTCAGCGGCAACGGGCTGCTCGACCTCGACGGCTACCTCGCGCACCGCTGACCACCGGCGCCCCGCGCCCACCACAGGCACCCGTCACCGGGCCCTCCGCCGGGCCCCGCACCACCGCCCGCGCACGCCGGGAGCGTGCCACCGCGTACCCGGGGCCGCGCGCACCACCGGGGGCACCACCCCCGCGCACGACCGAGGTCACGGCACCACCCGCACCGGCACCGCCCGGGCGAGGCGCACGCGCCCCAGGACCACCCGTTCCGACACCACCCGTTCCGACACCCTGCACGAAAGGACCGACGTGTCCGACGGAACCATCATCGAGCTGTCCAGCGGGACCAGCCCAAGCTGCCCGTACTATCTCGGCGAGTCCATCGGCGACCGGCTGCCCGAGTACCTCGGCCGGCACGCCTTCGACGAGTTCTACCTGGTCACCAGCCAGCCGCTGTACGAGCTGTTCGGCCGGGACCTCGCCAACCGGCTCGGCCGGGCCGGCGTCGCCGTCAACCTGATCACCGTGGCCGAGGGCGAGGGCGTCAAGGGCTGGCCCGAGCTCACCGCCCTCTGCGAACGGCTGGTGGCCGCCGGGGCCACCAAGGACTCGATCGTCGGCGCGCTCGGCGGCGGCATGATCAGCAACCTGGCCGGACTGGCCGCCGCCATGGTCTACCGGGGCCTGCGCTTCGTCGAGATCCCGACCACCATGCTGAACCTCACCGACGGCACCCTCAGCAACAAGCAGGCGATCAACGGCGCCCTCGGCAAGAACCAGTTCGGCGTCTACCACGCACCGCTGTTCATCTGGGCCGACGTGGCGATGCTGCGCAGCGAGCCGGAGCGCCAGCACCGCAGCGCGCTGGTGGAGGCGCTGAAGAACGGCCTGGTCAACGACGCCGCGTGGGTCGACCGGATGGAGGGCCTGCTGACCGGCGGTGTGGCGGGCATCCGGGACGACCTGCTCGGGGTCTGCCACGAGGTGGTCCGCAGCAAGCTGGGCATCCTGGCGCAGGACCCGGGCGAGCGCGGCGCCGGCATCATCCTGGAGTACGGCCACACCGTGGGGCACGCCGTGGAGTTCCTCTCCGGGGGCGCGCTGCTGCACGGCGAGGCGGTCGGCATCGGGATGTGCGCCGCGGCCCGGCTGGGCATCCGGCTCGGGATCACCGCCCCGGAGGTGCTGGCGCGCCAGGAGCACCTGCTGGGCACCCTGATCGGCAGTCCGACCACGGTGCCCCGGGAGTTCACCCCGGAGCGGATCGTCGAGGTCATCCTCAGCGACAACAAGCGCCGGGCGGGCAGCGCGGTGCGGTTCGTGCTGGTGCCCGAGGTAGGCCGGGTGCACATCGTCGACGGCGACCACGAGACGCCGGTGCCCGAGCCGCTGCTGAAGAGCGTCCTCGCCGAGGCCTGACCGCCCCCGTACGCGCCCGGGCACCGCGCGCACACCCCCGACCGCCGGCCCAGCAGGGCCGGACGGCCCGTTCGGCCTCCCGAAGGAGTCATCCATGAACGACGCGCATTCGCCGGAGATCGCCGAGACGGTCTACCGGCTCGACGGCCCGCTGCGCTGGGCGCTCGGCGAGGTGCAGGACCTGCTGCGCTCCGTCGGCGCCGCGCCCGGCCAGCAGGTGGTCGACGTCGGCGCGGGCACCGGCTACGCGGCCGTGCCCGCCGCCCGGCTGGTCGGGCCGGAGGGCTCGGTGCACTGCGTCGACGGCAGCCCGGAGCTGCTGGAGGTGCTCGCCGGCCGGGCCGCCCGCGAGGGCGTGGCCGACCGGGTGACCCGCACCGTGAGCCCGGTGGTCCCGCTGCCCGTCGCCGACGCCGCCGCCGACCTGGTGATCTCCACCTACGTCCTGCACGAGCTGGCCGACGACGCGCCCGCCGCGATCGCCGAGATGTACCGGGTGCTGCGCCCCGGCGGGCGGGTGGCGCTGGCGGACTACCGCAAGACCGCCGACAAGGAGCGCAACCGGGAGATCGAGGCCTGGTACGCCCGCCAGCCCGACGGCGCCGGTCCCGAGGAGGTGCACCTGCGCTTCACCCTCAACGAGTTGGAGGAGATGCTGCGCGCCGCCGGCTTCCAGCGGATCGAGCTGCGCACCTGGCACGACTTCCACGTGCACGCCACCGCGGAGAAGTGACCGGCCCCCCGGGCACCGGAGCCCCGGCGCGGCGCACCGACGCGGCCGCGCACCAGCACCCGGCGACCGGCCGGCCAGGACCCGCCGGTCACCGTCGTCACCACCGTCACCACCGTCACCAGCCAGAAGGAGAACTGTCGTGGTCAAGCTTGCCTACAACGCCAACGGCCTGCGGACGATCTCGGTGGAGCGGGCGATCGAGGCGGTCGCCGACGCCGGCTACGAGGGGATCGAACTCTCGCTCCACCCGGCCCACCTGGACCCGTTCGCCTTCGGCCCCGCCGAGGCCGCGCCGATCCGCAAGGCCCTGGAGCGCACCGGCCTGACGGCCTGCTGCCTGGCCGCGGGCGCCGACAACCTGCTCGGTGAGGAGCGCTTCGAGCCCTCGCTGATCCACCCCACCGCCGAGGGCCGGGCCCGCCGCGTCGACCTCGTCCTGCGGTCGGTCCGGATCGCCGACGAACTCGGCATCCCCTACGTCAACTTCGCCACCGGCAAGCGCAAGCCCGAGGTGGCCGAGGAGCAGGCCCGGCAGTGGCTGGACGAGGGCGTCCGGCAGGTGCTGGACGGTCCGGGCACCGCGGTGCTGGCGATGGAGCCCGAGCCGGAGTTCTTCCTGGAGAGCAACGACGGGGTCGCCCGGCTGGCCGACGCGCTGGCCTCGGACCGCTTCGCGCTCGCCCAGGACCTCGGCCACTGCCGGGTGGTGGAGGAGGACTACCTCGCCTCGGTGGAGCGGAACCTGCCCTATACGAAGATCATCCAGGTCGAGGACATCAAGGGCCGGGTGCACCACCACGAGATCCCCGGGGACGGCGACATCGACTTCGCCGGCTTCTTCTCGGTGCTGGGGCGCGGCGGCTACGACGGCTACGTCAGCGTGGAGCTGTACAACCACGCCGACCGCTACGAGCACGCGCTGCGCCGCAGCCGCGAGGTGCTGACCGCCGCGATCGCCGCCGCCGCGCAGGGCTGAGCCCGTCGTGCCCGCCGACCGCCCCGGTCCGCCGCCGCCCCCGCCGCCGCTGGCCCCCCGGGCCCTGCACGGGACCGGACTGACGCCGCTGTTCGACCACCACATCCACACCGACCTGCGCAACGCGGACGACTACGAGCTGATGGCCGTCAGCGGGGTGCTCACCGCGCTCGCCCCGTGCTCCGCCTCGCTGGAGGCCCGGGACTCCGGCAGCGCCTTCGCCGCCCGCTTCGAGCGGCTCGCCGGAGCCGAGACCGCCCGGGCCGCCGCGTACGGGATCGACCTGCACGTGGCGCTCGCGGTGCACGCGGCCGACATGGCGGGGCTGCGCGGCGCGCTGGCCGGGATCGAGGTGCTGGAGCGGTACCTGGACCACCCGAGGGTCCGGGCGCTGGGCGAGGTGTCGCTGCGCGGCGGCGGCCCGGACGAGGTCGAGGTGCTGGAGCGGCAGCTGAAGCTGGCGTCGGCGCGCGCCCTGCCGGTACTGGTCGAGTCGCCGCCCGCGCTGCCGGCCTTCCGGGAGATGCTGGCGCCGCTGGCGGGCGCGGTGGAACGGGCCGGCATCGACCCGGCCACGATCGCCCTGCTCGACCTGGACGAGCAGCGGATCGACCTGCTGGCCGAGCACCCGGCGCTGCGCGGGCTCGGCGGGTACGGGATCGCCGTCGCCCCGCGCCAGGACGCGCTGTTCCAGGTCCGCGAGAAGCAGTCGCACCGCGAGGTGCTCGGCCTGCTGGACCGGTTCGGCCCGGAGCGGCTGATGCTCAACACCGGCCTGCACTTCGGCTCGGCCGACCCGCTGGGTCTGGCCAGGACGGTGCACCGGCTCCGACTCCATGGTGTCCCCGAGCAGATCGTGAGGGCTCTCGCTCATGGCAACGCTGCCCAGTTCTTCGCCGTCCCCCACCGGGTCCCCGCCGCCGGGTGAGCCGGCCGGCGCCCGCCCGCACGGGCTGCCCGACCGGGGCGTCCCCGTCGAGCGGGTGCTGGCCGAGCTGGCCGGGCTCTGCGCGGACGACCACGACTACCGGGACGGCACCGTCTTCAACTCGATCTGCTCGACGCCGCTGCCGGTGGCCGAGCAGGTGTTCGCCGCCCACCAGCAGTCCAACATGGGCGACAACCGGATCTTCCCCTCGCTGCCCCGCGCCGAGGCCGAGGTGACGGCCATGCTGGCCGACCTGATGGACGGCCCCGGGGCCGCCGGGGTGGCCACCTCGGGCGGCACCGAGGCCAACCTGCTGGCGGTGCTCGCCGCGCTCCGGCACCACCGGGCCCGCTTCGGGGCCGGTGCGCCGGCCCGGGTCCTGATGGGCGACAGCGCGCACTTCTCCTTCGACAAGATCGCCGCGCTGCTGGCGGTCGAGGTGGTCCGCGTCCCCTCCGACGAGCGGCTGCGGGTCGACACCGGGCGGCTGCTGCCGCTGGTGACCCCGGAGACCGCGCTGGTGGTGGCCACCGCCGGCAGCTCCGAGTCCGGCGCCGTGGACGACGTGCCGGCGATCGCCGCGCACGCCTCGGCACTCGGCGTACCGGTGCACGTGGACGCCGCCACCGGCGGGTTCCTGGTGCCGTTCGCCCGCGAGCTGGGCGACGACCTGCCGGCGATCGGCTTCGGCGTCGACGGCGTCAGCTCCATCACCCTGGACCCGCACAAGTACGGTGGCGCGCCGATCCCCGCGGGCCACGTGCTCTTCCGCGACCCCGGGGCGCCGGACGCGCTGCGCACCTCCTCGCACTACCGGGGCACCCTCGACCACCACGCCCTGCTCGGCACCCGGCCCGGCGGCGCCCTGCTGGCCACCTGGGCGGCGCTGCGCGCCCAGGGCCGCAACGGCTACCGGGCCTCGGTCGCCGGGCTCTGGGAGCGCCGGGCGCTGCTGGTGCGGCTGCTCACCGAGGCCGGTTTCGAGGTCGCCCCGCGGCCCGAGCTCACCGTGGTGACGGTCCGCCACCCGAGCCCGGAGAAGCTGGTCGACGCGCTGGAGGAGCGCGGCCTGATCGCCTCGGTGGCCCGCCGGCTGGGCCTGCTGCGGCTGGTCGTGCACTGGCACCAGAGCGAGCGGCAACTGCGCGGCCTGGTCGCCGCGCTGGCCGAGGTCGACGGGGGCCGGCCGTGAAGATCCTCTTCGTGTCGATCAACAAGCTGAAGTCCTTCCGGCCGGTCCTGCCGATCGGCATGGTCACCATCGCCACCCAGGCGCGGGCGGCCGGGTACCAGGTCGAGACGCTGGACCTGATGTGGGAGGAGGAGGACGAGCCGGTCGTCCGGGCCGCGGTCCGCGCCTTCAAGCCCGACGTGGTGGGGATCTCGATCCGCAACGTCGACTCGCAGAGCATGCTGGAGCCGGTCGTCTACACCCCGCTCGCCCGCGAGGTGGCCGACTGGTCGCGCGACGAACTGCCCGGCGTCACCGTGCTGCTGGGCGGTCCGGGGTTCTCCACCGTCCCCGAGGACCTGATGGACTTCGTCCGGGCCGACTACGGGATCACCGGTTTCGCCGAGGAGTCCGTCCAGCCGCTGCTGGACCACCTGGCCCGGGGCGAGGAACCGCTGGACGTGCCCGGGGTGATCAGCCCGCGCGAGGGCGGCGGCTACCACCGGCGCGACGCCGTCTTCCGGATCGACTACCGCAAGGCGGCCCGCCCCGACCCGGCCCTGTACGACCAGCGCTACTTCAGCTACTCGTACGAGACCCACGACCGCAGCCTCAAGGTGCCGGCGACCATCCAGACCAAGAAGGGCTGCGTGCTGGAGTGCGTCTTCTGCAGCAACTTCCTGGTGGACGGCACCGGCGTGAAGTTCGACGAGGTCTCCCGGGTGGCCGACGAGGTGGAACGGCTGCGCGACGAGGGCCTGGAGGTCCTGGAGATCGTCGACGGGGTCTTCAACCTGCCGCTCAACTACTCGCTGGAGGTGCTGCGGGAGTTCGTCCGCCGGGGCATCGAGATGCCGTGGTCCTGCATGGTCAACCCGGGCAACGTGACCTCCGAACTGGTCGACCTGATGGTCCGCACCGGCTGCTACTACGTCGAGTTCGGCACCGACTCGGCGTGTGACCGGATCCTGCGCGGGCTGAAGAAGAACTTCCGCCAGCGCCAGATCATCGAGTCGCACCGCAAGTTCGTCGAGGCCGGCATCCGGGTCGAGCACTGCCTGTTCATCGGCAGCCCCGGCGACGACCGGGACTCGGTCCGCGAGACCTTCGACGTGATGGAGCAGCTCGTGCCGCCCGCCACGCCCGACGTGCACGCCTTCTGGACGCTCGGCCTGCGGGTCTGCCGGGGCACCGCCCTGCACACCACCGCCGTCGCCGAAGGCATGATCACCGGAACGGAGCGATTCATCGTGCCCAAGTACTACTGCTCCCGCGCGGTCATCGAGGACGCCGCCGTCCTCGACGAGATCCAGGCGCGGGTGCTCGCCAACGACAACTGGTACCTGTGGTGGGGGCTCAACTCGATCAGCCTGCGCGAGCGCATCACCATGGCCCGCGCGGAGAGCGAGCGGATCGAGGCCGAGCTGAACGACCACCTGCCGCCGCTCCCGGCGGCCGGGGACGGTGCCCGGTGAGCGCCGGGGCGGACCTGCGGCTGACCGGCCCCGGCCGGCTCACCGTCGACGAGGCGAAGCCGCCGACCGCGCCGCTCGGCCCGGACGAGGTCCTGGTCGAGGTCGACCGGGTCACCCTGTGCGGCAGCGACCAGGCGCTGTACGACGGCGCCTACGGCGGCCCGAGCAGCTACCCGCTGCGCTTCGGCCACGAGTGGTCCGGCCTGGTGGTCGACACCGGGAGCAACGGCCGCGCGCTGCTGGGCCAGTGGGTCACCGGCGACTGCTCGCGCTGGTGCGGGGACTGCCCGCGCTGCGGCACCGACCGCAACGTCTGCACCCGGATCGAGAAGTTCGGCCTCACCGTCGACGGCTTCTCGACCCGGCTGCGGACCGTGGACCGCCGCTACCTCTACCCCGACACGCACGGCCTGGGCCCCGGCCTGCTGGCGCTCTCCGAGTTCTTCGCCGTCGCCGCCCAGGGCCTGCGGCGGATCGACCCGCGCCCCGACGAGCGGATCCTGGTGATCGGCGCCGGCGCCCTCGGCCTGGCGAGCTACCTGCTGCTCACCGGGGCGTACGGGGCGGGCGGGGTGGAGCTGCTGGAGGCGGACCCGGTGAAGGCCGCCGCCGTCACCGCGCTGCTGCCGAGCGCCCGGGTCCGCACCGCCGCGCCCGAGCCCGACGCCGCCGCGCGGTCCGCCGGCGGGTACGCCGCCCTGACCGCCGCCGCCCGGTACGACCTGACCGTGGACTGCTCCAGCGGCGCCGACGGCCTCGCCACCGCGCTGGCCTGCGCCGTCCCCCGCGGCCGGGTGCTCTGCTTCGGGCTGCGCCGCAGCGCCGCGCTCCGCACCGACCTGCTGGTGGCCAACGCCCTGACCCTGGTCGGCTCGATCGGCGGCACCGGCGGCTTCCACCGCGCCCAGGAGTTCCTGGCCGGCCACCGCGAGGAGGCCGGGCTGCTGGTCACCCACCGCCTGCCGGCCGAACGGGCGGCGGAGGCCTTCACGCTCGACCCCCGTACCCGGATCAAGACCCAGCTGATGTTTGGAGAGGATGCCCGGTGACCACCGCCGACCGCCCCCCGCACCTGCGCTATCCGGAGATCCGGGAGGCCGCGCTGGCCGACCTGGCCGCGTTCGAGAAGCTCAGCCCCGACCAGGTGCCCGACCACCAGTTCGATCTGCTGCGCCGCCAGTTGGACCACGCCTTCGCCAACTCGCCGTTCTACCGGGAGCGCTGGGCCGGGCGGCACGGCTCTCTGCGGCCCACCAGTGCCGAGGAGCTGCGGACCCTGCCCTTCACCACCAAGGCCGAGCTGCGCGGCGCCTACCCGTTCGGCCTGCTGGCCGTCGGCCGGGAGGAGCTGATCCGCTACGGCGAGTCCACCGGCACCACCGGCAGCCCCACCTCCTCGATGATCACCTACGAGGACTGGATCCGCGGCAACGTCGCGGTCGAGCAGTCCGTCGGCCACGTGCTCGGCCCCGGCGACCTCGTCTTCATCGCCATCCCCTACGAACTCGCCTTCGCCTCCTACGACCTGGACCGGGCGCTGGAGCAGAACGGCGCGGCCGTGGTGCCGGTCGGCACGCTCAGCCTGGTCTGCCCGTTCGAGCGGATGGTCGAGATGATGTGGACCGTCCGCCCGACCGCCCTGGTCTGCACGCCCAGCCGGGCGCTGCGCCTCTACGACATGTTGAAGGACACCGGGCGCGACCCGGCCGAGATCGGGCTGAAGACCTTCCTCTACGTCGGCGAGACCTGCTCCCCCGCCAAGCTGGAGAAGATCGCCGCGCTCTGGGGCGTCCGGCTCTCCAACGCCTACGGCTCCACCGAGACCAACTCGCTCGGCCTGGTCTGCGAGCGGGGCAGCCTGCACCTCACCGAGGACCGGCACCTGTTCGAGGTGATCGACCCGGAGACCACCGAACCCGTCCCCGACGGCACCGCCGGCGAGCTGGTCATCACCGCCCTGGCCGGCCGGGCCATGCCACTGCTGCGCTACCGCAGCGGGGACTTCGTCACCGTCTCCGCCGAGCCCTGCGCCTGCGGCAGCCCGCGCCGGGTGCTCTCGCACCACGGCCGGGTCAGCGAGCAGCTGACCGTCGGCGGGCAGCGGATCAACAAGCTGGCGCTGGAGCAGACCGTGCTCGCCACCGAGGGCGCCGGCCTCTACTGGGCGGCCGGCGTCTCCGGGGACCACCTGGAGATCCGGGTCGAGGCCGAGGTCGAGGACCCGGCGGCGCTCTGCGCGGCCGTCGCCGAGCGGGTCACCGCGGAGTTCGCGGTGCCCGCCTCGGTCGCCCCGATCGACCGCGCCCAGGTGCGGCGGGCGATGGACCGGATGCTCAAGCCCGGCAGCCTCACCATCGAGGACCTGGAGGCGGTCTCATGACCCTCGGCCTGCGCCCGGGCAACCCCGCCGAACCCCGGCACAACGACCCCGGCACGATCGCCGTGGTCGGCCTCGGCCGGCTGGGCTCGGTGCTGGCCGACCGGCTGGCCGAGCGCTTCCCGGTGCTGC of the Kitasatospora sp. NBC_01246 genome contains:
- a CDS encoding TrpB-like pyridoxal phosphate-dependent enzyme — encoded protein: MTPAAQWTPVPVPAAADPHEVPSHWFNLVPSLPGPVPPPREPEGAEHDAWGSRLALQQRIRLDAVRAQDGATEPFLAIPERVREELASIGRPTPLLRARALERYLETPARIYLKREDVLPTGSFKLNSAIAQAHYAAEQGVDTLVTETGAGQWGHAVAWAARRFGLRAVIYWAGVSARQKPGRRALIEMLGAEVHASPSERTPVGKALLRDGRHLLGSLGTAIGEAISHAALHPETRYISGSNLAHVLIHQTVIGQETKAQLAALGERPDALVACVGGGSNLGGFMGPYLAEKAERGDDLLLLGAESASAPRLTRGTLRYDHADPEGVTPLGKSYTLGRDYELPETHVGGLRQHSGSPLIGVLRGEGLLDAVAYEETDVFETGRLVLSTEGMLIAPESCHALRAAVDRAVLARETGRAEVIVACVSGNGLLDLDGYLAHR
- a CDS encoding 2-deoxy-scyllo-inosose synthase translates to MSDGTIIELSSGTSPSCPYYLGESIGDRLPEYLGRHAFDEFYLVTSQPLYELFGRDLANRLGRAGVAVNLITVAEGEGVKGWPELTALCERLVAAGATKDSIVGALGGGMISNLAGLAAAMVYRGLRFVEIPTTMLNLTDGTLSNKQAINGALGKNQFGVYHAPLFIWADVAMLRSEPERQHRSALVEALKNGLVNDAAWVDRMEGLLTGGVAGIRDDLLGVCHEVVRSKLGILAQDPGERGAGIILEYGHTVGHAVEFLSGGALLHGEAVGIGMCAAARLGIRLGITAPEVLARQEHLLGTLIGSPTTVPREFTPERIVEVILSDNKRRAGSAVRFVLVPEVGRVHIVDGDHETPVPEPLLKSVLAEA
- a CDS encoding class I SAM-dependent methyltransferase — translated: MNDAHSPEIAETVYRLDGPLRWALGEVQDLLRSVGAAPGQQVVDVGAGTGYAAVPAARLVGPEGSVHCVDGSPELLEVLAGRAAREGVADRVTRTVSPVVPLPVADAAADLVISTYVLHELADDAPAAIAEMYRVLRPGGRVALADYRKTADKERNREIEAWYARQPDGAGPEEVHLRFTLNELEEMLRAAGFQRIELRTWHDFHVHATAEK
- a CDS encoding sugar phosphate isomerase/epimerase family protein produces the protein MVKLAYNANGLRTISVERAIEAVADAGYEGIELSLHPAHLDPFAFGPAEAAPIRKALERTGLTACCLAAGADNLLGEERFEPSLIHPTAEGRARRVDLVLRSVRIADELGIPYVNFATGKRKPEVAEEQARQWLDEGVRQVLDGPGTAVLAMEPEPEFFLESNDGVARLADALASDRFALAQDLGHCRVVEEDYLASVERNLPYTKIIQVEDIKGRVHHHEIPGDGDIDFAGFFSVLGRGGYDGYVSVELYNHADRYEHALRRSREVLTAAIAAAAQG
- a CDS encoding deoxyribonuclease, whose translation is MPADRPGPPPPPPPLAPRALHGTGLTPLFDHHIHTDLRNADDYELMAVSGVLTALAPCSASLEARDSGSAFAARFERLAGAETARAAAYGIDLHVALAVHAADMAGLRGALAGIEVLERYLDHPRVRALGEVSLRGGGPDEVEVLERQLKLASARALPVLVESPPALPAFREMLAPLAGAVERAGIDPATIALLDLDEQRIDLLAEHPALRGLGGYGIAVAPRQDALFQVREKQSHREVLGLLDRFGPERLMLNTGLHFGSADPLGLARTVHRLRLHGVPEQIVRALAHGNAAQFFAVPHRVPAAG
- the mfnA gene encoding tyrosine decarboxylase MfnA; its protein translation is MATLPSSSPSPTGSPPPGEPAGARPHGLPDRGVPVERVLAELAGLCADDHDYRDGTVFNSICSTPLPVAEQVFAAHQQSNMGDNRIFPSLPRAEAEVTAMLADLMDGPGAAGVATSGGTEANLLAVLAALRHHRARFGAGAPARVLMGDSAHFSFDKIAALLAVEVVRVPSDERLRVDTGRLLPLVTPETALVVATAGSSESGAVDDVPAIAAHASALGVPVHVDAATGGFLVPFARELGDDLPAIGFGVDGVSSITLDPHKYGGAPIPAGHVLFRDPGAPDALRTSSHYRGTLDHHALLGTRPGGALLATWAALRAQGRNGYRASVAGLWERRALLVRLLTEAGFEVAPRPELTVVTVRHPSPEKLVDALEERGLIASVARRLGLLRLVVHWHQSERQLRGLVAALAEVDGGRP
- a CDS encoding B12-binding domain-containing radical SAM protein; this translates as MKILFVSINKLKSFRPVLPIGMVTIATQARAAGYQVETLDLMWEEEDEPVVRAAVRAFKPDVVGISIRNVDSQSMLEPVVYTPLAREVADWSRDELPGVTVLLGGPGFSTVPEDLMDFVRADYGITGFAEESVQPLLDHLARGEEPLDVPGVISPREGGGYHRRDAVFRIDYRKAARPDPALYDQRYFSYSYETHDRSLKVPATIQTKKGCVLECVFCSNFLVDGTGVKFDEVSRVADEVERLRDEGLEVLEIVDGVFNLPLNYSLEVLREFVRRGIEMPWSCMVNPGNVTSELVDLMVRTGCYYVEFGTDSACDRILRGLKKNFRQRQIIESHRKFVEAGIRVEHCLFIGSPGDDRDSVRETFDVMEQLVPPATPDVHAFWTLGLRVCRGTALHTTAVAEGMITGTERFIVPKYYCSRAVIEDAAVLDEIQARVLANDNWYLWWGLNSISLRERITMARAESERIEAELNDHLPPLPAAGDGAR
- a CDS encoding zinc-dependent alcohol dehydrogenase → MSAGADLRLTGPGRLTVDEAKPPTAPLGPDEVLVEVDRVTLCGSDQALYDGAYGGPSSYPLRFGHEWSGLVVDTGSNGRALLGQWVTGDCSRWCGDCPRCGTDRNVCTRIEKFGLTVDGFSTRLRTVDRRYLYPDTHGLGPGLLALSEFFAVAAQGLRRIDPRPDERILVIGAGALGLASYLLLTGAYGAGGVELLEADPVKAAAVTALLPSARVRTAAPEPDAAARSAGGYAALTAAARYDLTVDCSSGADGLATALACAVPRGRVLCFGLRRSAALRTDLLVANALTLVGSIGGTGGFHRAQEFLAGHREEAGLLVTHRLPAERAAEAFTLDPRTRIKTQLMFGEDAR
- a CDS encoding phenylacetate--CoA ligase family protein produces the protein MTTADRPPHLRYPEIREAALADLAAFEKLSPDQVPDHQFDLLRRQLDHAFANSPFYRERWAGRHGSLRPTSAEELRTLPFTTKAELRGAYPFGLLAVGREELIRYGESTGTTGSPTSSMITYEDWIRGNVAVEQSVGHVLGPGDLVFIAIPYELAFASYDLDRALEQNGAAVVPVGTLSLVCPFERMVEMMWTVRPTALVCTPSRALRLYDMLKDTGRDPAEIGLKTFLYVGETCSPAKLEKIAALWGVRLSNAYGSTETNSLGLVCERGSLHLTEDRHLFEVIDPETTEPVPDGTAGELVITALAGRAMPLLRYRSGDFVTVSAEPCACGSPRRVLSHHGRVSEQLTVGGQRINKLALEQTVLATEGAGLYWAAGVSGDHLEIRVEAEVEDPAALCAAVAERVTAEFAVPASVAPIDRAQVRRAMDRMLKPGSLTIEDLEAVS